A genome region from Triticum aestivum cultivar Chinese Spring chromosome 2B, IWGSC CS RefSeq v2.1, whole genome shotgun sequence includes the following:
- the LOC123046843 gene encoding zinc finger BED domain-containing protein RICESLEEPER 2: protein MRRRSLPGGSAMGNPGRHEKDGSMKAMVKFDGAHISPIKRHNNQSKVAPEELQPIWEEFQPIYLNGKVQFADCLHCHNRLGYNGDSFLRRHLKTCPAKPEATSAEVTEWMSPQDSCLPIVTTDDISSVSPLKWRSKIWEGFTPIFVEGELQGADCIHCHKRLSKHGGHLNRHALACSKRHGHDHSHQKGNRSSLPKLKSRVRDESSPARKAQITKCSSKLRRASSSSGITYRPIQVVSDHLSLPAPDGTKCSSKLRRASSSSGITYRPIQMVSDHLSLPAPDGSKCSSKLRRASSSSGITYRPIQVVADHLSLPAPDGAGLKKQKTSSMTNATAISTSKFGQDSPYQDIARLITLHGYPLSIVENEDMRRILKNISPMTNKVSLSDMEEHLLALFQKKKINVKDEIALTSQRISLSASIWTHDGPEPAVNYLCLTAHFITEDWKIHRLVIKFGMYWCSPTNLERIIHCKEACVPESESGSYNVIWDAIRDWNLDQKILSLTSVGEIKNDANTLKLKEMLINKRCLPIRGKLYNIACVDDMLNSVVSDGRSYILFLVGDIVKDFFGACASSSSMQQQLLEVISQMSLKCPQEDAKWWHKLYFRLEVVLQFNKLFPAAEVLSPEDMTATWSICKILRTFYRVIEVISSPSSPTANVYFSEVWKVRTVLQEEASNDHTEIVTLVMEMQEAFDEYWQNSYVWLSIPVVLDPRFKMSFIQFRLQRAYSTDSLGYLSEIHDTVQELFDEYYDATEQLSGVRLLRSAALDTADNDPLEDWDEHLNCQMSSELEDYLGEVLVPRKDDFDILKWWMEHATKYPTLAAIARDVLAMPASAVQSEAAFSSSGPVIPKHQSTLSIETIEALVCSRDWMR from the exons ATGCGTCGGCGATCGCTTCCCGGCGGTTCAG CTATGGGGAATCCTGGTAGGCACGAGAAGGATGGAAGCATGAAGGCGATGGTTAAATTTGATGGTGCTCACATCTCGCCCATAAAAAGGCACAATAATCAGTCCAAGGTGGCGCCGGAGGAGTTGCAGCCAATTTGGGAGGAGTTCCAGCCGATCTATCTGAATGGGAAGGTTCAGTTTGCAGACTGCCTCCACTGCCACAACCGCCTCGGCTACAATGGGGATAGCTTTCTGCGCCGGCATCTGAAAACCTGCCCAGCCAAACCGGAAGCGACGTCGGCCGAAGTGACGGAGTGGATGTCGCCACAGGATTCCTGCCTCCCAATTG TGACGACCGACGACATAAGCTCAGTAAGTCCCTTAAAATGGAGGTCCAAAATATGGGAGGGTTTCACACCCATCTTCGTTGAGGGGGAACTGCAGGGTGCAGATTGCATCCATTGCCACAAGCGCCTCAGCAAACATGGAGGCCATCTGAATCGACATGCTCTAGCATGTTCAAAACGACATGGGCATGACCACAGTCATCAGAAGGGTAACCGTTCTAGTCTACCTAAATTGAAGTCCAGGGTGCGAGACGAGTCTTCACCTGCCAGGAAAGCTCAAATCACAAAATGCTCTAGCAAGCTCCGCAGGGCTAGCAGCTCCAGTGGCATCACCTATCGGCCCATTCAAGTGGTGTCAGATCATCTATCCCTACCAGCACCAGATGGTACAAAATGCTCTAGCAAGCTACGCAGGGCTAGCAGCTCCAGTGGCATCACCTATCGGCCCATTCAAATGGTGTCAGATCATCTATCCCTACCAGCACCAGATGGTTCAAAATGCTCTAGCAAGCTCCGCAGGGCTAGCAGCTCCAGTGGCATCACCTATCGGCCAATTCAAGTGGTGGCAGATCATCTATCCCTACCAGCACCAGATGGTGCAGGGCTGAAGAAACAGAAGACCTCGTCTATGACTAATGCAACTGCCATAAGCACCAGCAAGTTTGGTCAAGATTCACCTTATCAAGATATCGCCAGATTGATAACTTTGCATGGTTATCCTTTGTCAATTGTGGAGAATGAAGATATGAGAAGAATTTTAAAGAACATCAGTCCCATGACTAACAAAGTCTCTCTTAGTGATATGGAAGAACATTTACTTGCTCTGTTTCAGAAGAAGAAGATAAACGTCAAGGATGAAATTGCACTTACCTCCCAGCGTATCTCGCTATCAGCAAGCATCTGGACTCATGATGGACCTGAGCCAGCAGTAAATTACCTCTGTTTGACAGCACATTTTATTACTGAAGACTGGAAAATTCACAGATTAGTAATCAAATTCGGCATGTATTGGTGCTCACCTACTAATTTGGAAAGGATAATACACTGCAAGGAGGCTTGTGTTCCAGAGTCGGAAAGTGGATCATACAATGTCATATGGGATGCAATCAGAGACTGGAATCTTGACCAGAAGATTTTGAGCCTGACTTCAGTTGGTGAAATCAAGAATGATGCAAATACCTTGAAGCTCAAGGAGATGCTCATAAACAAGAGGTGCCTTCCCATCAGAGGCAAGCTGTACAACATTGCTTGTGTGGATGATATGCTAAACAGTGTTGTTTCTGATGGACGATCATATATACTTTTCCTTGTTGGTGACATAGTAAAGGACTTTTTTGGGGCATGTGCATCTTCATCATCGATGCAACAGCAGCTTCTGGAAGTTATTTCACAGATGAGTTTGAAATGTCCGCAAGAAGATGCCAAGTGGTGGCACAAGTTATATTTTAGGCTTGAAGTTGTGTTGCAATTCAACAAGTTGTTTCCTGCTGCAGAAGTGCTGTCTCCAGAAGATATGACAGCTACTTGGTCTATTTGCAAGATTTTGAGGACATTTTATCGTGTCATCGAAGTAATTTCTAGCCCTAGCTCTCCGACAGCAAATGTATACTTCAGCGAGGTATGGAAAGTGAGGACAGTTCTGCAAGAAGAAGCATCAAACGATCACACAGAGATTGTGACTCTGGTCATGGAGATGCAGGAAGCGTTCGATGAGTATTGGCAGAACTCATACGTGTGGCTGTCAATACCTGTCGTGTTAGATCCAAGATTCAAGATGAGCTTCATTCAATTTCGTCTGCAACGGGCTTACAGCACAGACTCACTGGGCTACTTATCTGAAATACATGATACAGTCCAGGAACTCTTCGATGAATACTACGATGCTACAGAGCAGCTGAGTGGCGTCCGTCTTTTAAGGAGTGCAGCTTTGGATACAGCTGATAATGATCCTTTGGAAGATTGGGATGAGCATCTCAATTGCCAGATGTCTTCAGAACTTGAGGACTACCTTGGGGAGGTTCTAGTCCCAAGAAAAGACGATTTCGACATTCTTAAATGGTGGATGGAACACGCCACGAAGTACCCCACACTTGCTGCTATTGCCCGGGATGTCTTAGCGATGCCGGCATCTGCTGTTCAATCTGAAGCAGCATTCAGTAGCAGCGGGCCAGTAATTCCAAAGCATCAGAGCACACTGAGCATCGAGACGATTGAAGCACTTGTGTGTAGTCGAGATTGGATGAGATAA